Part of the Prunus dulcis chromosome 8, ALMONDv2, whole genome shotgun sequence genome is shown below.
ttcgatattttcgatattttagcgatattacaccgatattttgacaaaatattgctgaaatgtgagcgaaattatcgacatcgatattttccgatattatcgtcgatattgtcgatatttatacgatatgtacatggatatgttccgaaatatccgtgattcggaaaaaccgaaatatcctcgatatttcctcgatattttcgatatttcAGACTATGTTTCAAATGCATACTTGCGTTGTGAAAGGGCTATGCCTTTGCTAGAATGAGTAATCTCGATGccaagaaaatatttcagttgaCCAAGGtctttcaatttgaattgttGCAGCAAGTATGACTTGGTTGTTTCAATGTCTTGTAAACTATTCCCTGTCAAAATGatatcatccacatagatGAGTAAGGCAGTGAATGTGTTACCTCGGGTTCGAACGAACAATGAATAATCTGCCTTCGATTGATGATAGCCCGCTTGCTTAAAGTCTGTGGAAAGTTTAATAAACCATTGACGTGAAGCTTGCTTGAGTCCATACAAGGATTTATGAAGCTTGCATACACAAGTCTCCCCTTTTCGTCCGAATCCAGGAGGTAGATGCATATAAACATCTTCATCAAGATCACCATTGAGGAAAGCATTATTGACATCAAGCTGATGAAGATGCCAACGAGGCGTGGAAGCAACGGCGAGAAGGAGGCGGACAGTGACAAGCTTTGCAACAGGGGCAAAAGTTTCCCGGTAGTCCAAACCTTCAACCTGACTATAGCCTTTTGCCACCAAACGTGCTTTATACCGATCAAGAGAACCATCAAGATGAAGTTTGACCTTGTAAGACCCACTTACAACCAATGGGTTTCTTGCCGGGGGCAAAGATTGAAGAGTCCATGTGCCATTAGCCTTGAGGGCAGCCAATTCTTGGGTCATGGCATGACGCCATTGAGGGTCATGAGCTGCCTGAACATAAGAGGTGGGTTCTTTGACCACTGAAAGAGAAGCACTAAAAACACGATGGTGTGGGGACAAGCGATTATATGTAAGGacatgagagagaggataTTTGGTACCTTGGGGTTCAATTGACGCCGAGTTAGATGATGGGAGAGACCGGGCATGTAAGTTTATGTTGACATGATACTGCTGAAGATAATTGCCCTTGGTGGTACGCCTGGGCAGTGGTGGAGACACCGGTGCAAAAGGAGATGGAGATGCTGGAAGTGCAAGATCAGGTGCTAGAAGGGTATAGGCAGGTGCTGGAAGCGCGCAAGGTCAGGTGCTGGAAGCTCAGGGGCAGGCACTGGAAGTGTTTCCAGCGCAAGGTCAGGCGCTGGAAACTGTGAACTAGGAGGATGAAGTCCAGGAGTTGGGGCATCATCAAAATGGGTGGGATGAGAAGTTGGGAAGATAAGAGAAGAGTTGGTAGCAGAAGATGGAAAAGGGAAAGTATTTTCATGAAAGATGACATCCcgagaaataaaaattttaccCGTATTGAGATCATAAACCCGATAGCCCTTTGTGCCATATGGGTAACCAAGAAAAATGCAACGTGTGACCCAAGCATCAAATTTGGTTGGACGTAGATGATGAGTAGAGGTAAAGcacaaacaaccaaaaacccTTAAGTGGTCATAGACTGGGGGTTTTCGAAAAAGGATTTCGTAAGGAGTTTTTCCTTTAAGAACTTGTGTCGGAGTGCAGTTGATAAGATATGTGGCAGTGAGTATGGCATCCCCCCAAAATTTCTTAGGAAGTTTGGCTTGGAAGAGTAAAGCTCGGGCAACATTGAGAAGATGTCGGTGTTTTCTTTCAGCTACTCCATTTGCTGTGGAGTGGAGACACAACTAATGTGATgtaaaaatgttaaaatggtctgtcagaagaagaaaatggagaagaatggtgaatagtgcacgagattgctgggtttttgcaggcaagagaggaagcttgctctctagGTGTGGCTTGTCTTTGGTTGGGTAGAAGAGGCCCTTTTTATAGCAGCTGGAAGCCAtctttttccaagaaaccctaatggtttctatctaatttggccaagctttttcctttctttctcctccCCTTCTTTGACTTATCTTATTCTAGCAAAATCTTCTCTgtctatttgcacaaaatcaggaatttTGGGAGCTCAAAGACCCTTTCCCGCAGCTGTTTCAGTGGGAAACTTCCATTCGCagccatcttcttcctttctttccttcatttttcCATGGCCAAGTCTGATGGGGGAAGGAAATGGGGTATTATGCTGGTTCGAAGGGTACTTCTCTTCCTGGCCGCTTGCACGTTAGTATCCTTTGGTTCTTCGGGTGTTTTGTGCTTGGAACTTATTCTTTCCCATGTGCTAGAGCCTTCTAGCAACTCTGTATATGTGGACATCTTGCTCCTTGCGTGGCTTCTGTTTTTTCGGCAAGGAGCTGATGCTTTgacttcttctcttttctaatTGTATGGGCCTTCTAAGATAATGGGTTGGTTTGTCAAAATAAGTGGGCTAACCTCAACAAGTGTTGACCTATTTTTGTTGAGGTGTTGGGCTAATTTGGTTAAGCTAATAGGCTATTTCCTCCtttgtgctcacccacatgtttgggcctaagaaatgggcttgagtctcgaggctcccaagcaacccgagacttccatttctcagcccatcaatgggcctcatgttgatttattaccatccataccacaacccactcaagcaagccccaggcatttgagtggcttgggcccacttaggcttgtagTGTGGTTGGGTGTGAAATAATGATTTCCgtttggcatggcatgtcgcTTGACATGTTTTTCAATTATGATGCTTGACGGGATAACTAGCATGAGCTTGTAAAGTCGGTGCCTTTTATAGgcccatttcaattcttagtgTGTCggatgatatatatatttatttggcgTGGCATGTGGTCATGGCTTGTGCAAGCGTGTATGACAAACTTTCGCGCACCCAAATCAGGTTTCTTATCGGTTAGGTATCGCATTGGGCCAGGAATATATTTGGGCCAAAccgtggattttttgggcctcaacagaGTCCAACCACACTATCTATAAAACagcattttttattattattaatgtttCACCTTTCAAGCTCTCTACTTATTAATGATTAgtaatacatttttttttataactttaaTTCActaatgaaagaaagaaaactctaattaattattaagaaCGAATCAatacaacaaacaaacaatcaATAATGAAACATTGATGTACATTGTAAATTTAAGTTCCTAAACCAAATTCTCTAATCATCATCATAGCAAACCAAAGTAAACTCTGCAGACTGGCCTCCTACCTGCCTTTGGGATTAAGTGCGCTTGCACTACGTAGTGGTCTTGAGTTCGAAGGTTGGTACCACATTCtctacaaaacccaaaaagcaGTCCACTTTAATTATTTCCTCTAATATACACACAGCTTCCTTCTCTGTTTCCAAAAATGATGATTGGCATTGTCTCAAGTATTGCCTCATGGTTGCTACTAATATCTTACTGTTTTCGCTGATTGAGAACTTGTGGTTGGTTCATTCTCATANAATTTCAAACCTTGTGAATAACACTAGTTTTCCTCATCAGAGCTACCACTTCCACTATCAATTATCAATTGGCCCTGCCTCGTCATCGTATCCATATACTGCTGGCATCGGGATTTTCAGTATTCGGCTGAATTCTTCCAAACCTCTCTTGTACACCATACGGGCTCCACATTTCTTTATAATCGAgcttgttttcagttttttgcCCAAATATTCCTTTGACAAATAAAACCCTTCAAATGATAATTGATAACTGCTTGAGGCATTTCTGAGACGGCGATAATTGCGAGGCAAATAGAAAACCAAAAGGTGTTGTGACCTAAGATCCCCGACTGCAAAATTAACTACATACCGTTCCCATGGACAGAGAATTTGGAACAAAATGTAGCCTAGACGTTTCAAATGTTCAGAATCTTCAAAAACAACACATAAAGCAATCCCAACCACAGTACGAAAATTCGATAATTTCGCCGATATTTCGGCGAAATTATCGTTTTTTTGGGGGAGCGAAATTTCAGCACAATTCCAAGTACATATCGTCAATTTATCGATATTTTCTTCGATAATTTCGCCGATATTTCGGGGAAGATATTTTCGTTTAATTCGCAGCTTTAAATGGTCATAATatcgcgatattatcgataatatcgcgacttgaacttttaaaaattaaacaacttAAACTCCGCGCATGCTGGGGTTCGAACCCCTCTCACTCCAAATTTTTGCAGCCACTTAACCACCACACTGCTGATGACTTTGTGATTATAAACTATGAAatctagtatatatataatacttgCGAGACTTTCAAAAATCCTgaactttcaaaaattaaacaacttAAACTCCGCGCGTGCTGGGGTTCGAACCCCTCTCAACTCCAAATTTTTGCAGCCACTTAACCACCACGGTGCTGATGACTTTGTGATTATGAACTATGGAATCTAGTATATATAATACTTGCGAGactttcaaaaaataaacaatttaaACTCACTCACGCTCTCGCACAAAATGGGGTTCGAACCCCTCTCCACTCCGGAATTTGCAGCCACTTCACCACCACGCTGCCCATAACTTTGTAATTATAAACTATGGAATCTAGTATATATAATACCTGCGAGCtgcttttcaagtttcaacttttcataggaactctatgtaGTACTAAGTCACTTATGTATCTTatcatgcaatgtataaaatgtaaaatattttagtaaatcattatatataaatgattgtggtgtgtttaatttttttcattaattactatatattttctacactcacgGTGTTTGTCAGCTTGTTATATAaacaacttaaattagttaaatcaaTCATgtaatgcatttccttctaattttttatgataaactaatagataattgactaaataagcatcctccaaagtttcaataaaaatttccaagtttttcttacaattttcgtgatttttattcaatttttatcgatatcgataatatcccgatatttccatcgaaatttccgTGTTTTTCGAttaccgatatttccgatatcaccgatattttagaccttgatCCCAACCCAGTCACTACATGTTTGTGGTGGTAGGGGCGGCTCCACAATTATTGAATCTCCCACACTTTGATTATGGAACCAATCTGGAATTTCACTTCCAGGCCATATAATACGGTCATGAGGTACCTGTACGAAAAGAATTACAATTATATTTACTTACtatagagaaagaaaaccacgaatatatatatatatatataaaatatatattcattcaGCGAGAGAATCTCATTATCATTGCAAATATTCTATTATTAATCCAGCCTTCTTCTTCAACCAATCTGAAGCAATTAAAACAACTAAACATAAAATCGTACACATTGGCTCCTTCGCTCAACTTTGATGGATCTGACAACCTTTTTAAGGAAGTACAGTCGTTCACATCCACGAATACGTATTTACTTGACGGAAGATCTGGCAATTGCTCAAGCCTTTTGCACCTCCACAATCGAAGAGACCGAAGCTCAGAAAGGAATCTAATGCTTGAAGGAAGACTAACGAAATTGTTTCCACTAAGATCCAACTCTTCTAAAGAAGACAAGCAGCCGATATCATATGGAATGGCTCCTTCACCAATATTACAATCAATCAGATATAATCTCGTCAAAGACCCTAAACGATTTAGAGAAGACAACACCAAACCCCAACGCTCAGGGTCAGGATTTAGAGAAGCAACTGATCCACTAAGGTCtaaaattttgagatttttcatAGCAACAAGCGGCCCTCTCATGCCACTTCCACTTAATTCAAGCGACTCTAAACACTCCATCTCCCCTGGGAGTTTGTCAACTTTTGAGCATCCGTTCCCAATGAGTTGTCTAAGAGACTTCAAATTGCATATCGCATTCGGTAGACTCAAGAGACTAGATAAATCTCTTTCAAGTTCTGCATATGTTCCCCAAATTCTGGAatctttttcagttttgagcAACCCCAAAGAGAAAAGTGTTCAAGAGAATCCATTTCCAACTCACTTGGGAGACTCTTGATACTTTCACATTCAGTAAGTCTTAAAACCTTCAGCTTTTTGTGAACTGCAATAGATGAGTGAACCTTGCCTAACTTCTTACAACCTTCCAGATTCAATTCCTCAAGATTTGGCATGCGTGTGAAATCTGGGATACTGGTCAATTTATCAGAGTAACTAAGATCCATATATTTCAATTTCGGAAAATCCTGGCAGTACATAAACGTTGTAGAATTATAAGTTTCAAAAAACCTTGCAAGTTAAAACAAGGtacaatataattataattaaaaaaaattacaaaatgccGTATTTCAAGAATCTTACCTTTGCTCCATCCCAAAGCCGGACAAGTTTGCTACCCCTCATTTCTAGTTTAGAAAGTACATGTGGTTCAAACCTTGATGGGAGCGATTTGGAAGGATACCAACTCCACTGGATAATTCTTAAGGAATTTGGAAGAATTTTAGGGCCTGAAGAAAACACCACATTATCAAAGTGAAGGAGCCTTAACCCGTGCATCTCATTGAAGGCTTCAGTACAATTCCAGGGCACTGCTTCTAATTTGGGCAGACGTAGGACTATGGCTTCAATTGCTCTCGTtccctaatatatataattaagaaaaaggaaaaagttaATTCATCTCATCTCATTAAAGATCTCTAAATAACTTCTCATTTGAAAAATGGCATATATTTTGGTCCAAGTATATATAGTATTTCTAAATAACTTCTTACCGAACTGTTCGTGAATACATGAGAAATGTCATTGCGAAGCCACAAACGGCTGCGTTGACAAGGATCTCCTTGAGACTGTAGATGAACAATTTCCCATGCCATTTCTTGTATCAAATCATGCATCTGAACACTTTTATGATCGTGGAATTTCTCAATAATTAAGAGAGATTTCTCAATGAGAATATCTATCCTAATACGACTTGAAATATTATAGATACTGTCCAGTATTTCAATTACTTGCTCTTCATCCTTCCCTGTATGGAAACATGCAACATCGAGAAAAATTTTCTTGTCTATCTCTTCTTGTCCATCATAACTTACTCTGAGTGAGTGAAAAATTGTTGGATTACAAATTTTCCGTAGATTATCAAACACACTTTTCCATTTATCTTGATCTCTCGCATACAAAAAAGATCCCAATGTTGTCAGAGCTAATGGAAGACCTTTGGCATAATGTACGAAACACCTAGAGAGTTCCAGAAAACCTTCTTCAGGCTGATTTTTCTTAAAGGCATTTTGACTAAAGAGCTCAAGAGCTTCATCATCCTTTAATACCTCGACCTTATATCGTATCGCTATACCATGCTCAACTAGTAGACGCTCATCCCTAGTTGTGATGATAATTCTACTCCCCACACCAAACCAATCTTTCTTTCCAGCCAGTGTTTTAAGTTGGTTTAATTGGTGCACGTCATCAAGGATGAGAAGAACCTTTTTATTGCATAAATGTTTCTTAGTGAAAAAGGTTCCGGCTCCTTCATCCCAAACACATTGGGCAACATTTTCTTTCAAGATTGGGGAAAGAATCTGTCTTTGTAGATTAACTAGATCACCTTGTTTTCCAGAAACCTCTCTCACATTAGATAGAAACCAGCTAAGTTCAAAATGATGGGAAATTCTCTGGGAAACTAGCTTAGCAAGGGTTGTTTTGCCTACCCCACCCATCCCCCATATCCCTATAAAGCGAACATCATTATCTTTGGGAGCTAAATGCAAATGTAGTTGCTCAAGTGCAGAATCAATTCCGACTAACTTGTCTAGAGAACCTGACAACATGAACGTTGGATGCACTTTCCTAAACACACAGTTGACAATGCGTTTAATAAGCTCTGCTTCCGACctacaaggaaaaaaataaaaataaccaTTAATTCATAAATATAATATCCAAGGTTGTTGATTAAGGCAAGAACTGAAACGTAACATCCAAGTAGAGCTCTTGTTAAGAAATAAGCAATCCATGCATGCTTACGGATAATTCTTTGAATCCCACCCAGAGATATTGGCTATTTTTGTTAAAGCAGCTCTCCACCGTTTCACCATCTCTACATCTCCACTAAACTCTTCATGCTTTGAATCCCACCCGAAGAGATTGGCTACTTTTCTTAAAGTAGCTCTCCACCAATTCACCACCCTAAACTTTTCTTCATGCTTAGTGAAGGCTTCCGCAAAACTCCCCCTTTGATTTCGTACATCGGAAGGATCCACGTGATAAAAGATTGGTAGAATTCTCTGTCTGTCTTGCATGCATTCAAGAATCTTGGAAAGTTCATCCAAGCACCAGGTGGAAGAAGCGTAATTTGGGGAGAGAACAATGATGGCAAGATGTGATTGTTCGATTGCGGTCAACAACTCCGGAGAAATAGTTGCTCCTATTTCAAGGTCTCGGTCGTCCTTGAAAGTTTTAATTGCTTGCCAGTACTGCAGTTCATGGTATAAATGGGCTAGAAAACCGCTGCGAGTGTCTTCACCCCTGAAACTCAAAAAGACATCATGCTTCCAATGGGGAGGAGGAGCCCATTCAGCTGAAGTACGAGATGTAGAGGCTCTTTGGGTGCTCAAGGCCATTGGAAAAATACAGTTCCTGGAAATCTGGTTCGGCAAACACTCAGGAAatacataaaatgaaaatggtagctttcatttttcatttgggTAATTGAAAAAGTATTAAGCAAACGAGAAGGGAAGAGAGCAAATACCCAGCAAAACAAACTAGAGATTAATGAAATGGAAACGCAGCAACTCGGATAACAGCTCAGCGGAACAGCACCACAATCACTTGCCAGAGAATTGGCAGCAAAACAAACCAATCCAACCAAAAACAAGATGCGAAGTCAACTGTCaccagaaaatggaaaaaaacaTACAATGATCACCCGAGAGTTAAAGGAACGGATGAAAAGAGGAGGGATCTGATGGTTCTTGGAAGTCTGGTTCTGCTATGGCTGGAGTTGGAGTTATTATTCGGAAGATTGCTGGTTCTTGTATTGGGGGTCTTGCTGCTCAGGTGCGTGCCCAATCTCCACTTATGGCTCAAGTTTTGGCCCTGAAACATGGTCTTTTGAGAGCTAAAGAGTTGAATTTGGTTATTGTTGTGGTGGAATCTGATTCTCAAGTGGCTATTAATTCTGTTCTGGGGGATGTTTCTTCCTCTAATTGGGAGTTGTATCCTATCCTTAAGGATATTAGGTTTCTTAAAGCCTCTTTCACAAATCTGAATTGGGCATGGGTGCCCCGTGAAGCGAACCGGTCTGCGGATGCCGTTGCCTCGCTTGCCAGGAAGGGGATGTGCTTGGAGTCGTGGCTTGTGCGTCCTCCATCCTCTCTAGTTCATATTTTATCTCGGGATGGTCTTCCTTGCCCTCCGCCTGGTGCTTAATCTTTTGTTGTGTGGTTTTTcgtttgttttgttcttttggctTGTTTTTAGTTCTTTAGTTTGGTGTGTTTGttctgtttgtttggttgggtTTGGCTTCCCTTTGGGCCTTTGCCGGTTGGTTTTTTTGATATCTttgttgacccaaaaaaaaaagaaaaaaagaggaggGATGGGACATGTCACATGCGTAGGAAAGGAAATaatggaagagagagagagagagagagagagagagaaataacacggtttcttttttagttattttttggTGTCGGTGTGGTGGGTCTTTTCTTATGTGTCAATTGTAGAATCGGTTGGTCTTCTCTCNNNNNNNNNNNNNNNNNNNNNNNNNNNNNNNNNNNNNNNNNNNNNNNNNNNNNNNNNNNNNNNNNNNNNNNNNNNNNNNNNNNNNNNNNNNNNNNNNNNNGATCCCCCGGCTCAGGcggcatctgctgccactgctccagcttTGCTGGACCACGTGGTGGTTGGTCACGAGgcgtcccaggcgcctgcgtCATCTGCGTCATCCGTGGCGCAGCCACCTAGTGCTAGGCGGCGGCACCGGCCCACCGACACCATGGACACGACGACATCGACCGACTGTACTGGTGCCTCgggatcacagccaggtataactacacttttgtattgttaattttattttgaaatttgacaataaatattatttaacattaataccttttttctttgtagcGAAGAAGAACACTCGAGGACCGTGTCGTcagctgaagacggcgaaggtcactcGGGTGACAAACAGTCGTATcagcatcggatacgacgagcgccatcgggctgcaccgacgggggagttgcatagctccttggcccacgacattggccacgtcgtgcggacccattgcccgatgcaatggaagtcttggagggtcatgcccgacgagatcaaggcggaggttcgcggccagttgtcggtatgtaccttacgttttcattatttgtctttaaaattttgtatatttctattacttaacgtatctaattaattgattgcagacgaactataacttggaggatctcgacgaagagtcgttgacgtccgtcaacagactcttcgctgagaggtacaagcagtggaagagcgacttgcaccaccattttcaggcatatgatgatccgcaagtcgctcttcaggagggttgcccaaaggagcttgaggggcgggaggatagttgggagtggctctgcgctcattttcaagcgcccgaatttgctgtattttttcaactatatttgtgtaattattacttattacttattaatgtttattttatttttgtatttcattattatttaattttttatattttaactaattcgcttcatttttgtataacagaataaagcccaagtgaataagggtaataggaagaagaagacccttctccaccattcccgctccagacccttttcgtataggatggatgcacggcgtcgggtaataatcacaaaatttttatttcatttttaatatcatttttatgaatttatttttttcatactaatattttttttcttttgttcaatttaggaggggtccaagttcccagagatcgacgcctttggtgacgtttatgttcgacccgggaatgagttggccgagtcccttcatgtaagtattatttaattttaattcttatgttgcacattcaatttatatgcatgttttaatttatattttatgttatgttcaacagacgacgatggtggagaggagccatttggttcttcaggagtccgcctcccagcttcctcccgagactccgatcgagtctggggctcctccacaggatgctggatttcagatcttgacggagacgttggatcagactctcgggaggaggccggggacatattgtcgagggatggggaatgcccggcggagggaacctagacctcgttcatcggcGTGGTCAAgcagtcaggtcactgctttgacagcagaggtggccactcttcggAGCCAGATGTCAGAGATGGCCACTCTTCGGAgccagatgtcggtcattATGCAGTCCCTCGtacagtccggcattccagtcccgcgTTTTGATGCGCCGCCTTCCGCGCCCGTCCATCCCGCGCAGCCCCATCAGACCACTGCCCCGATGAATGCCCAGCCCTCCGAGCCGCATCCTGGCGACGACacggttgattttgattcattatttgattagtgtatttattttcatcataaacatttattttatttgtaatacatttatcttattttataacaaaattttattctaatttatttttattgcaatttcattgtttaatcaataaaaaaataaccaattttatttaaaataaaaaataaaaaaattacaaaaaaaaaataaaaatgtcaaattatttttgcgcgacggcaaatttttcgtcgcgcaaacccaaaagtaacaaaaataaaaattaaaaattcaactttttttacttttaattcttcCGCGACGAATACATGCGTCTCGCAAACACGTTTTGGGCGACGAAACGTATCCGTCGCTCAAAcatgttttgcgcgacgaaggctattcgtcgcgcaaacagGTTT
Proteins encoded:
- the LOC117636931 gene encoding TMV resistance protein N-like, whose translation is MALSTQRASTSRTSAEWAPPPHWKHDVFLSFRGEDTRSGFLAHLYHELQYWQAIKTFKDDRDLEIGATISPELLTAIEQSHLAIIVLSPNYASSTWCLDELSKILECMQDRQRILPIFYHVDPSDVRNQRGSFAEAFTKHEEKFRFSGDVEMVKRWRAALTKIANISGWDSKNYPSEAELIKRIVNCVFRKVHPTFMLSGSLDKLVGIDSALEQLHLHLAPKDNDVRFIGIWGMGGVGKTTLAKLVSQRISHHFELSWFLSNVREVSGKQGDLVNLQRQILSPILKENVAQCVWDEGAGTFFTKKHLCNKKVLLILDDVHQLNQLKTLAGKKDWFGVGSRIIITTRDERLLVEHGIAIRYKVEVLKDDEALELFSQNAFKKNQPEEGFLELSRCFVHYAKGLPLALTTLGSFLYARDQDKWKSVFDNLRKICNPTIFHSLRVSYDGQEEIDKKIFLDVACFHTGKDEEQVIEILDSIYNISSRIRIDILIEKSLLIIEKFHDHKSVQMHDLIQEMAWEIVHLQSQGDPCQRSRLWLRNDISHVFTNSSGTRAIEAIVLRLPKLEAVPWNCTEAFNEMHGLRLLHFDNVVFSSGPKILPNSLRIIQWSWYPSKSLPSRFEPHVLSKLEMRGSKLVRLWDGAKDFPKLKYMDLSYSDKLTSIPDFTRMPNLEELNLEGCKKLGKVHSSIAVHKKLKVLRLTECESIKSLPKLERDLSSLLSLPNAICNLKSLRQLIGNGCSKVDKLPGEMECLESLELSGSGMRGPLVAMKNLKILDLSGSVASLNPDPERWGLVLSSLNRLGSLTRLYLIDCNIGEGAIPYDIGCLSSLEELDLSGNNFVSLPSSIRFLSELRSLRLWRCKRLEQLPDLPSSKYVFVDVNDCTSLKRLSDPSKLSEGANVYDFMFSCFNCFRLVEEEGWINNRIFAMIMRFSR